The nucleotide sequence TTTCCAGATTCGTGGCGCGGTGGCCAAGAGCACCGAGGACGGCAGCACGTCCCTGCGGGTGCGCTCGAGCCCCGGGGACCGCTGGAAGGTCATCGCCCACTGGCCCTTCGAGGACAATGGCGGCCCGGTGGCCTTCACCCGCGACGGCCGGGCGATCATCGCCGAGACCTCGGAGGACAGTGATACCGCGCGCCTGGTGCTGCTCGACGCGGAAACGGGACGGATACTCGAGCAACTGGCCCACGACCCGCGCTGCGACGTGGGCAGCCTGCTGCTCGATCCCGAGCGCCGGGTGGTCCAGGCTGTGGGCTTCAACTACCAGCGCAACGAGTGGACACTGCTCGATCCGGGCATCGCCGACGATTTCGCCCTGATCGCCGAGAAGACCCGCGGGCAGTTCATGGTCACCGACAGGGACCACGAAGACCGTTTCTGGATCATCGCCGACGAAGTGGACGACGGCCCTCTCACCTGGCATCTCTACGACCGCCACCGGGGGTGCCTGGAAGTCCTCTTCGCCAACCGCCCCGAACTCGACGACTACCGCCTGGCACCCCGTGACCCGGTGCTCATCAGGACCCGCGACGGCCACGACATGGTGGGCTTTCTGACCCTGCCGGTGGATCGGGAGAGTCGGCCCGGCCCGATGGTCCTGGTGGTCCACGGCGGACCCTGGGCCCGGGACCGATGGGGCTTCGACCCCGTGGCCCAGTGGCTGGCCAATCGTGGCTACACGGCCCTGCAGGTCAATTTCCGCGGCTCCACCGGCTACGGCAAGAGCTGGCTCAACGCAGGCAATGGTGAATGGGGCGTGGGCGCCATGCAGCACGACCTGAGCGACGCGGTCCGGTGGGCCGTCGACCAGGGTTACGCCGATCCGGCCCGGGTCTGCATCTACGGCGGCTCCTACGGGGGCTACGCCACCCTGGCGGGACTGACCTTCACACCCGAACTCTACTGCTGTGGAGTGGACATCGTCGGCCCCTCCAACGTCCGCACGCTCTTCGAGTCGGTGCCTCCCTACTGGAAGCCGATGAAACGGCAACTGATCCGCCGCGTGGGGGACGTGGAGGCCGACGAGGCACTCAACCGCCGCATCTCGCCCCTCTATCACGTGGACAAGATCCGCGCCCCGCTGATCATCGCCCAGGGCGCCAACGACCCCCGCGTCAACATCCGGGAGGCCGACCAGATGGTCGAAGCCATGCGCAGCCGCGGCCTGGCCGTGACCTACGTGGTCTACCCCGACGAAGGACATGGCTTCGCCCGCCCGGAGAACCGCCTCGACTTCTATGGCCGCATCGAGGAGTTCCTCGCCGACAGGCTGGGGGGTCGCGCTGAACCCTGGGTCCAAGTCGAGGGCTCGACGGCGGAGCTTCGCTGAACAACCCCCTTCCATAAGGAGTACAGCCATGAATCATCCCGACCGCAGGATCTTCCTCAAGCGCCTGGCAACTCTCGCCGGCGGCGTGGTTCTCGTCCCGGTGGTCACTTCGTGCTCCAGCGGCCCCTCCGGCGGCGAGGAGCAGGCGCCCGCCGCACCCGCGACGACCGGACCCGCCCTGCCCGAGGTCCCCCTGGTGCGCCCGACCGAGTGGGATCCCATCGCCTACAACCGGGAGCGGGGCAACGCGGGAGCGATTCCCCCGAGCTACCTGCCGAAGATCAACGGCCCCGACGGTGTCACCGGCCACCTGGGCAAGCACCTGCCCTACGTGCCCGAGGTCGACGCGAGCCTGGTTCCCGCGGGCTACGTGGCGCTGATGTGGGGCGACCCCGCCAAGGGCTACGTGCGCCACCCCCAGGCCGTGCGGAGCGAAGCGAACAACATGGAAGGCCACTGGTACAACTGGATCCGCATCCGCAAGGCCGTCGACGGCGAGGCGGAAGAACTCCAGAGCCGGTACTCGGACTGGCCGGGTACGGCGGAGGGCGACAACGGGGCCTACGCGGTCT is from Acidobacteriota bacterium and encodes:
- a CDS encoding S9 family peptidase; amino-acid sequence: MPQVPLIPREVLFGNPGRAAPRISPDGDRLAYLAPSPQGVLNIWVRTLGRQDDTQVTDDRQRGIRSYTWTHDGRHLLYVQDREGDENWHVHLVHAAERSTRDLTPFDGVRAQGVMLDRHHPGQMLVGLNRSDPSIFDVYRVDLDSGEMTLDTKNPGDVVSWVTDANFQIRGAVAKSTEDGSTSLRVRSSPGDRWKVIAHWPFEDNGGPVAFTRDGRAIIAETSEDSDTARLVLLDAETGRILEQLAHDPRCDVGSLLLDPERRVVQAVGFNYQRNEWTLLDPGIADDFALIAEKTRGQFMVTDRDHEDRFWIIADEVDDGPLTWHLYDRHRGCLEVLFANRPELDDYRLAPRDPVLIRTRDGHDMVGFLTLPVDRESRPGPMVLVVHGGPWARDRWGFDPVAQWLANRGYTALQVNFRGSTGYGKSWLNAGNGEWGVGAMQHDLSDAVRWAVDQGYADPARVCIYGGSYGGYATLAGLTFTPELYCCGVDIVGPSNVRTLFESVPPYWKPMKRQLIRRVGDVEADEALNRRISPLYHVDKIRAPLIIAQGANDPRVNIREADQMVEAMRSRGLAVTYVVYPDEGHGFARPENRLDFYGRIEEFLADRLGGRAEPWVQVEGSTAELR